In Actinoplanes sp. NBC_00393, a single genomic region encodes these proteins:
- a CDS encoding penicillin acylase family protein yields the protein MKVYRDDHGIPHLRAGSVLELAYLQGRVTASDRGRQITVERLRSEGRLASVHGAAEVGWDRFARRARLDDTARRCYENSDIETREWVAAYAEGVRAGGVEWHPWSSYGVFLVQHILFGTFPNKMWRAHVERTLGPEAVAWFAIEGPHGSGSNAWAVPGEIAGDPHRLLELPGVYQQIRLACPEFDVAGLTFPGVPGVQHFGHAGTVAWAVTNAMADYQDLYLEELRGDEVRGPSGWEPVVTHVETIEVRDDDPVTVEITETPRGPIIDGNLSLRTPARSDFDLGFDALLPLLRASTVDDVADALSHWVEPVNSVLVADRTGRVVQLTAGRVPLRDDRNRWVPVPAWEERYAWRPGWAPMARCDVASAVNANDRRADTEAHGIDFAPPARAARIRTLLDSGVPSALIHMDTSMPAASVEAGRHEAWRSAVARTLWEHPELKALFADCGYDPLFAPWTDPRGRIGHALDGVLAGLGLDPSSLADPAAAPDEPWGDRHLLHPIVLPGMAVDFPRTPLSGSRDCVLNTSSVTGVSDLCVRGPVARYVWDLADRQRSRWVVPFGASDDPDSPHFLDQLPLWAAGSLVPLVTDWDRLTVAPTFVVTEES from the coding sequence ATGAAGGTCTACCGTGACGACCACGGGATCCCGCACCTGCGGGCCGGCTCGGTTCTCGAACTGGCCTACCTGCAGGGGCGGGTGACCGCTTCTGATCGTGGCCGGCAGATCACCGTCGAGCGCCTGCGCTCGGAGGGCCGGCTGGCCTCGGTGCACGGCGCCGCCGAGGTGGGCTGGGACCGGTTCGCCCGGCGTGCCCGGCTCGACGACACTGCCCGGCGGTGTTACGAGAATTCGGACATCGAGACCCGGGAGTGGGTCGCGGCCTACGCGGAGGGCGTCCGGGCGGGCGGTGTCGAGTGGCACCCGTGGTCGTCCTACGGGGTGTTCCTGGTGCAGCACATCCTGTTCGGGACGTTCCCCAACAAGATGTGGCGCGCCCACGTCGAGCGCACCCTGGGGCCGGAGGCGGTCGCATGGTTCGCCATCGAGGGGCCGCACGGATCCGGCAGCAACGCCTGGGCCGTGCCCGGCGAGATCGCCGGCGACCCGCACCGGCTGCTCGAACTCCCCGGCGTCTACCAGCAGATCCGGCTGGCCTGCCCGGAGTTCGACGTGGCCGGCCTGACCTTCCCGGGCGTGCCGGGTGTGCAGCATTTCGGGCACGCCGGCACGGTGGCCTGGGCGGTCACCAACGCGATGGCCGACTATCAGGACCTCTATCTGGAGGAACTGCGCGGGGACGAGGTCCGCGGCCCGTCCGGCTGGGAGCCGGTGGTCACCCACGTCGAGACCATCGAGGTACGCGACGACGACCCGGTGACCGTCGAGATCACCGAGACCCCCCGTGGCCCGATCATCGACGGGAACCTGAGTCTGCGTACCCCCGCTCGGTCCGATTTTGATCTCGGCTTCGACGCCCTGCTACCGCTGCTGCGAGCCTCCACGGTGGACGACGTGGCGGACGCCCTGTCGCACTGGGTCGAACCGGTGAACAGCGTCCTGGTCGCCGACCGCACCGGCCGGGTCGTGCAGCTCACCGCGGGCCGGGTGCCGCTGCGCGACGACCGCAACCGCTGGGTGCCGGTCCCGGCCTGGGAGGAGCGCTACGCCTGGCGGCCAGGGTGGGCGCCGATGGCCCGATGCGACGTGGCGAGCGCGGTGAACGCCAACGACCGGCGGGCCGACACCGAGGCGCACGGCATCGACTTCGCCCCGCCGGCGCGGGCCGCGCGTATCCGTACCCTGCTCGATTCCGGTGTCCCGTCCGCGCTGATCCACATGGACACCTCGATGCCGGCGGCCTCCGTGGAGGCCGGGCGGCACGAGGCCTGGCGGTCGGCCGTGGCCCGAACCCTCTGGGAGCACCCGGAACTCAAGGCGCTCTTCGCCGACTGCGGCTACGACCCGCTCTTCGCGCCCTGGACCGATCCGCGCGGCCGGATCGGGCACGCCCTCGACGGCGTGCTCGCCGGCCTCGGCCTCGACCCGTCGTCGCTGGCCGACCCGGCGGCGGCGCCGGACGAGCCGTGGGGTGATCGGCACCTGCTCCATCCGATCGTGCTGCCCGGTATGGCGGTCGATTTCCCGCGGACGCCGCTCTCCGGGTCACGGGACTGCGTGCTCAACACGTCCAGCGTCACCGGGGTCAGCGACCTGTGCGTGCGCGGGCCGGTCGCCCGCTACGTCTGGGACCTCGCCGACCGGCAGCGCAGCCGGTGGGTCGTACCGTTCGGCGCCTCCGACGACCCGGACTCGCCGCACTTCCTGGACCAGTTGCCGCTCTGGGCGGCCGGTTCGCTCGTCCCGCTGGTCACCGACTGGGACCGGCTCACCGTCGCCCCCACCTTCGTCGTCACCGAGGAGTCCTGA